The Psilocybe cubensis strain MGC-MH-2018 chromosome 7, whole genome shotgun sequence genome has a window encoding:
- a CDS encoding 37S ribosomal protein S23, mitochondrial codes for MSLLAPAARAGPSRSTATTAAAAVVLGRSGAVVPRRHSSTRPVPGTPSQPGYFQKKDPNEKLRRKIPTFKQLQRLPASQMVHELFNGNTVGSLESLPLKSNVARTPSSLYQIRKFEMNRPDPLNVYGAPRNLKYEYTVLTKPYNVVREITQEALRFVSHSKGTPSLDSRVVLTGRAGSGKSVLLLQIVECTIQDGWVVIYIPRAVNLVNSTTPYVYNIRTQTYQQPSYSFQILQRMLTVNGGALSKIQLSEDLVLERQTVRAGTPLSAVIEIAIAEKERSIGQSPAILEAVMKSLEVQTQYPVLLAVDDFQALYGKTAYRDPHFDAIRSYHLSIPRMIMEYASGRRNFARGAVFGALSLSQSNYPLPLELRDALQLQELDAYPVSPYLKRSKDMLAYTEGLRKLEVPAKLSMQEALAVFEIWKKRMAIGKDNSFYDEIFLSKYTESGGNARDFIWKGLLSTTDL; via the exons ATGTCGCTTCTGGCTCCTGCAGCTAGAGCAGGACCTTCCAGGTCAACGGCAACcacggcagcggcagcagtgGTCCTAGGACGCTCTGGAGCTGTTGTGCCGCGGAGACATTCCTCCACGCGTCCAGTTCCTGGGACACCCTCGC AACCCGGATACTTTCAAAAGAAGGACCCAAATGAAAAACTGAGGAGGAAAATACCT ACCTTCAAACAGTTGCAAAGACTTCCAGCCTCACAGATGGTTCACGAGCTCTTCAATGGAAATACGGTCGGGTCCCTTGAATCATTGCCACTGAAGAGTAATGTGGCGCGTACTCCCTCGTCACTCTACCAGATCAGAAAATTCGAAATGAATCGTCCTGACCCATTGAACGTTTATGGTGCTCCCAGAAATCTGAAATATGAG TATACCGTTCTCACCAAACCATATAATGTTGTACGAGAGATCACCCAAGAAGCTCTGAGGTTTGTATCCCATTCGAAGGGCACGCCAAGTCTTGACTCTCGTGTAGTGCTGA CTGGTCGCGCAGGGTCAGGGAAGAGTGTGCTTTTGCTCCAAATTGTAGAGTGTACTATTCAAGACGGATGGGTGGTCATTTATATCCCTCGAG CCGTCAACCTCGTTAACTCAACCACCCCCTACGTGTATAACATCCGCACACAAACCTATCAACAACCCTCGTATTCCTTCCAGATCTTGCAGCGCATGCTAACAGTTAACGGAGGCGCGTTATCTAAAATCCAGCTGTCGGAAGACCTTGTGCTAGAAAGGCAAACCGTGCGCGCCGGTACGCCACTGTCCGCCGTTATTGAAATCGCCATcgcggagaaggagagatCAATAGGACAGTCTCCCGCTATCCTGGAAGCTGTCATGAAATCTTTGGAGGTCCAAACACA ATATCCCGTACTTCTGGCGGTTGACGATTTCCAGGCTTTGTACGGTAAGACCGCTTACCGAGATCCACATTTCGACGCCATTAGGTCATACCACCTGTCAATACCAAGAATGATCATGGAATACGCTTCCGGGAGGAGAAACTTT GCTCGTGGTGCAGTTTTTGGAGCCCTTTCTCTATCTCAATCCAACTACCCTCTGCCTCTTGAACTCCGCGATGCTCTGCAGTTACAAGAGCTAGATGCATACCCTGTGTCTCCATACCTCAAGCGCAGCAAGGATATGCTGGCGTACACTGAAGGCCTCAGAAAACTTGAAGTCCCGGCGAAGCTGAGTATGCAGGAAGCACTAGCCGTTTTCGAGATCTGGAAGAAACGCATGGCTATTGGAAAAG ATAACTCATTCTACGATGAGATTTTCCTTAGCAAGTACACGGAATCAGGTGGAAACGCTAGGGATTTTATCTGGAAAGGTCTTCTTTCCACCACTGATCTATAA